The Paenibacillus spongiae nucleotide sequence GGCGTAGACGCCGTAGGGCGTCAAACGGATGATGTATTTGGTAACCTGATGCATAACCTGCGTCAAGGAGTCGATGAACTTCTTGACCGGCTCGACCGCCTCCGGCTTCTTCCCTGCGAGATGAACGATCGCGATCGCCAGGAAGATCGCGAAGATGAGGACAGGGACGACTTTGCCGTCGGCCATATCACTCACCGGATTGGAAGGCACCAGATCGAGAATCACCTGCGAAAAGGTCGGAATCTCACGGGCCTTGAAATCTTCCGGAACGGCCTGTTCGATGCCTGTGCCCGGATTGATTGCCAGCGCCACAAGCAGCCCGATTAAAGCCGCAATCCCCGTCGTCACAAGGAAGAGGGAGATCGTCTTAATCCCGATCTTGCGAAGCTGCCCCAGGCTGGATATGGAGGTAATGCTCGATATGACTAAGACGGATACGAGCGGAATCACGAGCATTTTGATTAAATTGACGTAAATCGAACCGATTGTGCCAATGCTTGTCGCGTCCGTTCCCGTCGCATTGAGAATAATGCCTGTTATAAGCCCGATGCCGAGCGCGAGCAGGACTCGATAACCAAAATTGACGCGTTTCCGGGCAAGCCAGAAGAGAAAACCGATTACTATAATCGAGATAAGCAGGCTGATCCAGTTCGTCTGAAACGCATGCACCAGATTATTCTCCATGATGACCATCTCCTTTAATTCCAATCTGTCTACTATACTTTATTGATACTAAGTAATATTCTCGTTTATGTCAACAGATTTATTTTACCCAAATTTGGTTCATACCCTTCATAAAAAAACTTATTCCAATATGAAGACGCTGAATCAAATTTCATTTATTATGTAAGGAGAAGCATTTTTTCCATTCCTTTCTTGTACAACCATCCAATAGAAAAAATTGACCTCATTCGGTGTTCCTCGCGCTAAAAAAAAGACCGGCCCTAAGTCTAGTTTTGCTTCCATCTCTGGTACGTGTCGGGCAGGCAATCTCTGGCGTATGCTGGTAATAGTCAATTATTGGACGGCTTTTATATATTATGTACCGGAGGAATCATACAATGACACATGAGAGAAGGATATATGTTTTATTAACCGATACGGGAACGCTGTTTACGAGGATGATCCGTATGGTGACCCGGTTTCCGCTTAATCACGCATCCATCGCGTTCGACAGCGATTTGAAGCAAGTATACAGCTTTGGACGCAAAAACCCGAACAATCCGCTCATTGGCGGATTCGTCAAAGAAAATGTGTACGATGAATGGTTCGACAATGCCCAGTGCGCCGTTTTCAGCTGCATGGTCGATGCCAACGTCTATTATCAGATGCAGGAGCAGATGGAATGGTATGAGCGCAACCAGGAAAAGTACAAATACAACCTGCTCGGCTTGTTCGGCGTCGTCTTTAATAAAGAAATCGAACGGTCGAATGCCTACTTCTGTTCCCAATTCGTCGCCACCGTCTTCGAGAAGAACGGCCTGGCTTTGGCGGATAAAACGGCCGGTCTCGTGACGCCGGGCGATATCTGTCAATCGAAATCGCTGCAATTGGAATATATCGGCGTGCTGCGCGATTACACCAGCCTAGTCCTTAACGAATCCTCCTTCGTCAGAACAGCCTAAGACCGTTTCACCGCCGGGGCTGCTGCAGTCCAGGCCTCCGGTTCCTCATCCTGTTATGCACCCGCCGCAAGTCCACTCCAGCACAAGCGAGCCAGTACGAGCCCCTTCATAAGGCAGGCCTCATACTGGCTCGCTGTCGCAATTCTTCAGACTCCCTGCTCTAACGCTCATTCTCTATTGCCTGGAAATAACTCGCGCAGAAGGTCCGGAAGCTCCGTGCTTTGGCGTGTCTCGGAGTCCATTGTAACGCATGTCACGAGCGCGTCTGCGCATCGTTCTCCACGGTCGTTCACAATCTCTTGCCGCAATACATAGCTGGTTCTGCCAGCCCGCTCCGGTTCGGTTGTAATCGCAAGGCGGTCCCCTTGGCGGCATTCCCTCCGGTAATTGATATTAATGTTGACGGTGACGGTTTGGATGCCCATCTGCAGGAACACATCGTAGTATAATCCCGCTTCCTCATACCAGGCTTCCCGCCCCCACTCCAAATACTCCAGGTACTTCGCATTATTGACATGGCCGTTCACATCGATCTCCGTCGAACGCACAACAATGTCCATGGCTGATTTCTTCATCGCGTCTTCCCCATTTCTGCTCCTTATACTGCTGCCCGGTTCTTCTAATCATGCCTTCGGGTGAATCATATCCTCCGCACGCACGACTTCATCGAACTTCTCCGGCGTAATGAGACCGCTCTGTACGGCGGCTTCCCGCAGCGTAATGCCCAGCTTATGCGCCGTCTTCGCGATCGTAGCCGCATTCTCGTAACCGATGTGCGGATTGAGCGCCGTCACGAGCATTAAGGAATCGTTCAGGTGCCGCTGAATCGTCTCGCGGTTAGGTTCGATGCCAGCCGCGCAGTGCTCGTCGAAAGAACGGATCGCATCCGAGAGCAGCCTGGCGGATTGCAGAAAGTTATGAATAATCACCGGCTTGAACACGTTCAGCTCGAAATTGCCTTGGCTTGCGGCAAACCCGATTGCGGCATCGTTGCCCATCACTTGACAAACGACCATCGTGAGCGCTTCCGACTGCGTCGGATTCACTTTGCCCGGCATAATGGAGCTGCCCGGCTCATTCTCCGGAATCCGGATTTCGCCGATGCCCGAGCGCGGGCCGCTGGCCAGCCAGCGCACATCGTTGGCTATCTTCATCAAGTCGGCGGCAAGCGCCTTGAATGCGCCATGAACGAATACGAGCTCATCATGGCTCGTCAGCGCATGGAACTTGTTCGGCGCGCTCACGAAGGATATTCCCGTCAGCTTGCTGATCTCCTCCGCCGCCCTGTCGCCGAATTCCGGATGGGCATTGAGCCCCGTCCCTACCGCCGTCCCGCCGATCGCAAGCTCGCGCAGCTCCTCGCGGCTGCTGCCGATGTTCCGCTCGGCCTTCTCCAGCATGCGAACCCATCCGCTAATCTCCTGCCCCAATGTGAGAGGGGTCGCATCCTGAAGATGGGTGCGGCCGATCTTCACGATGCCGGCGAAAGCTTGGCTCTTGCCGGCAAGCGTCCTCTTCAGCTGCGCGACAGCCGGCAGAACGAGCTCTTCCACGCTCTTGAGCGCAGCGATATGCATCGCTGTGGGGAAGGTGTCGTTCGAGCTTTGCGAACGGTTGACATCATCATTCGGATGAATGGCGCCTTCGATGCCCGCTTCCTTCATAAGCTGTCCCGCACGCCGCGCGATCACCTCATTCACATTCATATTGGACTGCGTCCCGCTGCCGGTCTGCCAGACGGCAAGCGGAAATTCGCCATCCCATCGGCCGTCCAATATTTCGTCGGCCGCAGCCGCAATCGCGGATGCCTTCGCCGCATCAAGCTTGCCGAGCGATTCGTTAGCGAGCGCGGCGCTTTTCTTCAGATAAGCGAATCCGCGGATTAGCTCGATCGGCATTTTCTCCGTTCCGATTTTGAAATTTTGCAGGCTCCGCTGTGTTTGCGCGCCCCAAAGGCGGTTCTCCGGCACCTGTATCTCACCCATGGAATCTTTCTCGATCCGATATGTCATGCCATACTCCTCCTATCATTTGTCATGCGGCATCCCATTTGCCTGCAGCTTCAAAATTCATTGTGCCCCGTTCATTCCGTTCCAACCGAATGCCATGAAACTTCATACCGCCGTTTCCATTACCCCTCACCGGAAGTTCGAAACGTAATATGAATATCCAGCACTTCGCTGCGACTTCCGATCCGAACCGGAGGCCCCCATGTGCCGAATCCCGAGGAAACGATGGCATGGAGCCGGCCGACGCGGAGATATCCCCAATCAAGATCAAACAGCCGCCGGGTAATCCAATGATTGGGAGCCATCTGTCCCCGATGGGTATGGCCGGAAAGCACCAGATCGGCGCCAGCCTCGGCCGCCATCTTATAGCCGTACGGTTGATGATCGAGTACGATAACGGGTTGTGAGCGGTCCAGGTCATGGAGCAGCGAAGCGATCGGAAGCCTGCCTGCCTTGGTCCCTTCGGCCGCTTTGTCCGCACGGCCGGCAATGTAGAGGCTGCCGGATACATGAACCGTGCGGTCAACCAGCACCTCAATGCCGATCGCACGCATACGCTCGATATATTCGGGAATATGACCGCCGTAATACTCATGGTTGCCTAGCGAAGCATAGACGCCGAGCGGCGCTCGCAGCTCCTTCATTACATCGGCCATATTCTCGCGGATGAACGGATCTATGCTGTCGTCGAGCACATCTCCTGGAAGAAGAATAACATCCGGGCGAAGTCCGTCGATTACGCTGACTAGCCGCCTCAGATGACGCTTGCCGACAATCGTCCCCAAGTGCAAGTCCGAAGCGGCCGCGATGCGAAGCTCGCGGTAAGGACCGGACTGCTTGTCGATCGTAATGTCGTATCGCCGGACGATCGGACGCCAGGCATTGAGTGATCCCCACAGCATAAGCAGTACAAGCATTGCGACGACGAACCATCCGACCAGCAGGACGGATGCCCGTGCATCCATACCTGCCTGGCGAAGCAGCCAAGCCGCCAGATCACCGGCCGGAATAAGAATTAGCGAATAGAAGAGCAGAGCCATTCCGTAAGCGCCGATTAGCTTAAGCCAAGTGTAGATTCGATAAGGAAGGAAGCGCTGCAGCAGCATAGCCGCCAGATAGGATAAAGCGATGAGGCCATAAGCAATCCAATAAATCGTCATGAAAGCCGGCGAGAGAACGGTTCCCCAGAATAAAGAACCGTTCCAGCCGATCAGGACATTGAGGCCGAGAAATACAGTAAGAAAGAAAACAGCCGATAATAGCATGCGCATGCTCATCTGTCCGAACACTCCTTATATGATAGGTTCCATACCCACCATCTTCGCACAAATCGGGCGCCGAGGGAATCTCACCTTGCTTGCCGCATGCTGCCGTTTTCTATTCCCGCAACCATCATGCCGGCATAAAAAAGAAGCTGCTCAAAAGCCGATCGCTTTCGAGGGCAGCTTCTCTCATCTTAGTACGAAGCCGGGTAAGCTTTTACCCATGTATGATCCTTCCGCATCTGTTCATCATTCTTCAAAAAATACTTGTAGCCGACGGTTCCAGCACGATCCGGCACGGGATCGTCCCATGTCGCATCCAGGTGATACCACTTTCCGTCAAGCTTCACCAGGTTCCAGACATGGCTTCCCGTGTCGACCTCGCCTTCGATGATGCGGTTCTCGATGCCGGCCTTCTCGAGCATCCGGTACATGAGCAGCGTATAGCCCTGGCAGACGGCGCTCCCAAGGTTCAGCGCCTCATAGGCTGTATACCTGGAGAGGGACTGATCGTATTCCACGTTCGTCACGACCCAATCGTGAATCTTCTTCACCTTATCGCGGACGGTCATTCCCGGCTGCACTATACCGGATAATACCTCACCGACCCGTTCATCAACCAGACGGGATTGTTCCAACGTCTCGCGGTAAGTTACGGCCAGCTTGATCTTGGCGGACAACCCCCAGGTGCGTACGGTATAAAAATAGGAATCTACAATATAAGCAATATAGTCGTCGGCCGATACCGCTTGGCGGAGCAGCTCGGCAAGGCTTTTGGACAACTCCGACTTATCCCCGTTATAGGTCACGTTAATTTCGGTCTGCTGCTGTGCAAGCTGGGCTGCGATATCCATCTTCAACTGCTCCATCGGAGCCATATCCGTCGATCGCGCTTGCACCTGCACAACTCGGAATTCCGAGCCGATCCCCAGTGTAAGGACAATAGCCACCAATAGTAACTTTGCAAACAACTTATACACGGTTTGCCTCCCGAACACTTTTTTCTAATTAAACTTCATTATATCGAATGAGACTTCCGGAATAAAGCCATTTATCAAAATGCTGGAATTCACATGATTGTATCCTCTTTCGAGCAAGTTTATGGAATGAGAGTAAGATTTTCGGTCATCGGACAACATACGAAGGAGCAAACGTTTGGAAAGGCGGCGAGGAAATGATGAACGAAGATCAACAGCATTCAAGTCAGACGCTGACGACCCGGCAGGGCCATCCTGTCACGGATAACCAGAACATTCGGACCGTCGGGGACCGCGGCCCTAGTACGCTGGAAAACTACCATTTCATCGAGAAGATCACGCATTTCGACCGGGAGCGCGTACCCGAACGCGTCGTTCATGCGCGCGGCGCGGGTGCTCACGGCGTGTTTGAGGCTTATGGAACGGCAGGCAATGAACCCGTCTCTGCCTATACGCGGGCCAAGCTCTTCCAGGAAGCCGGAAAACAGACACCGGTCTTCGCCCGCTTCTCCACCGTTATTCACGGCACGCATTCGCCCGAGACGCTGCGGGATCCGCGCGGCTTCGCGATCAAATTTTATACCGAGGACGGCATCTGGGACTTGGTCGGGAACAATCTCAAAATCTTTTTTATCCGGGACCCGCTGAAGTTCCCCGATATGGTCCATGCGTTCAAGCCGGATCCCATCACGAACGTGCAGGATATGGAGCGCTTCTTCGATTTCGTATCCATGAGTCCGGAATCTACCCACATGATCACCTTCCTCTTCTCCCCTTGGGGCATTCCGGCGAATTACCGGCAGATGCAGGGGTCGGGCGTCAATACATACAAATGGGTAAATCAGAACGGCGATGCCGTACTGGTCAAGTATCATTGGGAGCCGATCAAGCAGGGGATCAAAAATTTGCTGCAGCGCGAAGCCAATGAAATACAGGCACTTAATTTCAATCATGCCACGCTGGACCTCTATGAAGCGATCAAGCGGGGCGAATATCCCGAATGGGAGCTAAGCGTGCAAATCATGAGCGATGGCGAGCATCCCGAGCTAAGCTTCGATCCGCTGGATCCGACCAAGCTCTGGCCGCAAGAGCAGTTCCCCTTCCTGCCAGTCGGGAAGATGACCTTGAACCGCAATCCGGACGATTACTTCACGGAAGTGGAGCAGGCCTCCTTCGGAACCGGGGTGCTGGTCGACGGGCTGGATTTCTCGGACGACAAGCTGCTGCAGGGACGAACCTTCTCCTACTCGGACACCCAGCGATATCGTGTCGGGACGAACTATTTGCAGCTTCCGATCAATGCGCCGAAGGCGAATGTCGCAACGAATCAAAGCGGAGGCCAGATGCTGTACCGTCCGGACCGCGCGCCAGGGCAGAATCCCCACGTGAATTACGAGCCTTCATCATTGGGAGGCTTGCAGGAGGCAGCGCGGCAGGGGAACGAGCATAAGCCTCACTATGATGCCGACCTGACCCGACAGGCAATCGGCCGGACGAACGACTTTCAGCAGGCCGGCGAGACATACCGCGCCTTCGAAGATTGGGAGCGGGACGAATTGATCGCCAATCTGGTCGATGCCTTGCGCGTATGCAGCAGCGGAATCCAGGAACGAATGATCCGGCACTTCTCGGAGGCTGATGCCGATTACGGAAGGCGGGTCGAGAAGGGGCTTGTGCAAGGGGGACACCGTAAGATCAAGAGCGGGCAGACGGACCCGGAACAGGCCGTCGATTTATCGAAACGCATGGGCCGCGAAGCAGATCCATATTAATAAGGAATGCCGCAGGCTGCGCCTGCGGCATTCCGGTGTATGGCCTTTCGGGTAGAAGCATTCATGCCGGTCTAAACAGCCAGTAGAACAAATAACAAATCACAAATACGATGATTAACGCGGTCGATACGGCAGACAGGAACGTGAAAAATCTTCTGTACCTGATTTCTGACGCGGCGGCCTCATTCTCCTGATTCGGTGGCGTCTTTGTGACTGTCATGGGTTTCACCCCTTCATGCTGCGTGATGGAGCAAGCTAATTGCTCGTTCTGTACACGACCAGAATCGTACTCCTCTGCTGCCCCGTGCCGTTCAAAGTCGCCTTCATGACCGATCCATAACAAATATTAACGACTTGACTTTCATCCAGCGTTGCCAGAAACTGATTGACCTTGTTCTCAGCAAAGGAGTTATCCGTGTCGACGAATTCTTTCACTTGAATCATACAATCATCCTCCGATCTTTTTTGCGTTCATCCATTAATTGTAAAAAGCCAGCAAAAATAGATCAAGGCACCCCGCAAGATGACGGAATGCCTATGAATAGTCATGGTACCATTACAGGAAACCAATGTCAATCCTATTAAACAATACCATTAATTCTCATTATATATCGGGGCATATTTAATACCTTCAACATTAATTTTAATGACGCCCGAAGGAATATCGAGTTCATGGCTCTGCATGACTTTCGACAGCAGTAATTTTCTCCCGATCGGGGAGAGAAACGAAATCCGGTTCAAATCGGGCTGCGCTTCATTCGGAAAGACGACCGTATAGCTTTCACAGGAGTCGTCGTCCTCATAACGGAGCTTCACCTGACTTCCGATCAGAACGGTTGAGTGTAGCGTTGTTTCGTTAAAGTCCGAAACGATGTGTTCGAGCTCCTTGCAATAGGACGTCAGCAGCCGCTCCATGCCGGCTCTCTCTTTACTTTGATCGCTGAAATACTGTTCCAGGAACTTGGCTTTCTCTTCGTCAAAGTAAACGAGCTGGTTGATCAGCTGTGTCTTCGAACCGGTTAAACTATGGTTCATAGTAGATTTCCCCCCCAACACGCTGCACGCTTCCAACATCTTTTCTTAACGATCGCATTGTGAATCCCTCCCATAGAAATAGAGGCCTCCGGTTGAAGGAGGCCTTTCAGATATAGTAACAAATATAGTTCCCGATTCCAATATGGAATTGGGCATGCTTGACTCGAAAACGGCGTTAAAAGCTGCTAAACCTGTTGTCTATCTATATTGAGCCATATAGAGGCACTACCTCTTATACAGAACAGGGAAATACTCGTTTGCAAACGGCTGACCCTTGACTGGACGCGGACCGAGCAGCCTGACATTTTCATGCCGCTGAACGCGCGGGCGGTAGCCGGTTCCCTGCGGCATCAGATGCGCAACAACGGACAGGCGCGGCTCATTCGTCCGGTTAACGCCGGAGCCATGGAACGTCAGACCGTGATGAAAGCTCGCCTGGCCCGCTTTCAAGATGCACGGCTCCTCGATCCACTCCCGGTCACCGGCATATTTCTCTTTCAACTCTTCCATGTTCTGATTGAAGAATCCGTCGCTCTCCGGAACGAGTCCCCAATGGTTGGAGCCCAGAATCGTCATCATGGCGCCATTCGAAATATCGGTATCCTGCAGTGCGATCCATACGGTAACCATGTTCGAATTGTCCGAGCTCTGCCAATAGCCATAATCCTGATGCCAGCCGACATTGCCGTCTCTTGTCGGCTTATCGCCGACGCCCGGCTTGTAGATAACCTGATCGTGCCAAAGCCGGATTTCGTTCGTATCGAGCAGATCGGCCGCCAGCTCGCCGATGAACGGATCGGTAACGACGGTGCGGACTTCGTCGTTGATCCACCAGCCGTTATCGAACTTCCGTATGGCATCCGGATTCGGATGAAGGCGGAAGTAATTCATCGGCTCGCCGTCGCCATCCCAATCCCCGCTCCATATGCGGTCATGCGCGCGGCGCAGCCGCTCAATCTGATCGTCATCGATCAGCTTCGGGCTAATCCAATAGCCGTCTCTTTCGAAAATTTCCTTGTCCTGCGGCGTAATTTTGTATTGGCGCTCTGCCGGTATGCTCATATGATCTTTTCCTCCCGAAAAATAAATAAAATAATCCTATCTAAACGACCTCTGTCGTCATCTCTCTCATACAAAATACCGCAGAACGCCGTTCCTTGACGTGTCTCTGTTTACGAAAGAGTATTAGAAACATACAATAGATAGAGAAACATATTGCGATTGGAGATGATCAGCTTGCCGGACGCTCAAGACGCTCCCGGAATGAATGCCCCTTCGAAGGAGGCTGCCGGCGGACAGACCGCCCGTTGGACGTATACGACCGATGACAACGGCCCTATACCGTTCGTGCCCGAGTTCGTAATGATGGGATGCGACGACATTCGTAAAGCGATTCCGCTCGACGATCACGTCCATAACGGCTGCTTCGAGTTCGTCCTTGTCGAGCGCGGAATCGCGAGCTGGGAACTGGAGGGGAAAGTATACCGGACTCAAGCGGGGGATGTCTTCCATTCGAGGCCCGGCGAGCTGCACCGGGGCGGCTTCAATATTATCGAGCCGTGCAAATTATGGTGGCTGATTCTGGAGGCGCCTCATCATAACGGATGGCTGCAGCTTACCCCGGCGGAAAGCCGCTGGGTTGAGCAATCGCTCGCCGCACTCCCCCGGATAGTCCACACCGGATTGAAGCCGGTTGAATCCTTTAAGTTAATTCGCAGGGGACTCGACCAGCAGAATGAGGCCGTGCGATCAATGACGGTCCGGCACGCCATCCACGACCTGCTGATGAACCTATTTCAGCCGACCGGATCCAGAGCAGCCATCGCCGAAGATCTGCTCCGGAATTTCGATCTCCTGATCGCCAGAATGAAGCGTGAGCCGGAATGGCGCCCTTCCGTACAGGAGCTTGCGGATGCCGTTGGCGTCAGCCAGTCCCACTTCTACCACACCTTCCAGGAATATACCGGGCAGCCGCCGATTACCTTCATCGAACGGCTTCGCATCAAAGAAGCCTGCAGAAGGCTGACGGAAACGGGCGATACCGTAACGAACATTACGCACAGTCTCGGCTACCCGTCCAGCCAGCATTTTGCCACCGTATTCAAACGTTTCATGGGGGTTACCCCGACCCAGTGGCGTACCCGCAAGTAGTCACGGGCACTTCCTGTATCACTCGTGCTATAACTTATGCAGCAGCAGGTCCAACGGCTTGAATATCATGGATATCCACTCCGACGGTCCCTTCATATTCGGGAAGCAGATCAGGAGGATGGCAATCAGCCAGCCTCCCGACGTAATCATGAGGAACGCAGCCTTCTCCTTCCAATATTTCATCCCCCGCCAGTTTGCCAAAGTAATGAATGCGGCTGCGCACGTGATCGCCAGCAGTTTAACGATGATCATCGTTTCACCTCGTCTTCATTCCATCCGGCAGGCAGCGTGCGCTTGCCCGGACTTACCATATGGGGTGCAATCTCGTAGTTCACCTTAACTTGCGGATAAAGCTCTTTCCAACGATTTTTCGCTTTGTTCCAGCTCTTCGGATACTTTCGGTGAAAGGCCTCCCCGAAGCCGAATATATCGGCCTTCAGCTCCTTCTGAACCAGCTGCAGCGTTTCGTTCATTCGCTGCTCAATCTCGCGCTTTAACTGTTCCTCCAATTTCCGGGTCTCCTTCCGGCTTAACACATCCAGCTTGGATGTGTTCTGAATGAGGAGATAATCGGCATCGGCCTTGACCGTGATCTCCCAGCTGTCCTTCTTAATCGACGGGGCAATCTTCGATTTCCCTCGAATGAGGCGCACGGAAATGTAACCTTCCTCCTCGTCCGGCTTCACGGTCGTGGTCGAGTATCTGATTTCATTCCGCAGCCAGAGAATGCCCTGGGTAATATTATTATCGGCAAATCCGGCCAGCTTGCCCTCCCGGAACACGGCGCTGCCGACAAGAACCGGATGGGTCTGGTTTGGCTTCTGGCCTGGGGATGGCGGTAGAATATCAATGGCAGGGGCGGCCGAACTGCCTTTCGAACGGGCAAGCATGATGATGAACTTGCCCAGCTCCAGCGCGAGCCCCACCTTGATCCCTTCAAAATCCTCAAGCGCTTTGGCCGAGCTTCTTCGAATCTGCGGCATTAATGCAAGAACGTCCTTCGCCTTCTTATGGCTGATATAGATAAGGGTGCTGGCACGGATTTGAGGAACGCGAAAGATATAATCCAGATGTCCGCGGACATCTTTGCGAGCGGCCTCTTGTCCGATAACGAGCACCTCGCTCTGGCCCCAAAATAATCGCCGGGGCACCTTCTCTTGAAGGCTCGCCACTGCGGCCGCAAAATTAACGCCGGAAGCAGAGACGACCATCGTAGCCGGAGTCTGGCCCGGCTGGCCTCCTTGTCCCATGCTGGAACCGGATCCCCCGCTTTGAGAAGGGGCAAAGATTTGAACGGACAGCTCAATCAAATCATCTGATTTCTGATCGATACCGACTGCGGTAATGGTTGCCAAATCGTTCACCTCTACCCGATCCCAGCACCCGGACAGCAGAGAAGCAAGGAGGCTTATACTAAGCAGCAGCGCTCCTCCTTTCCATATTCGCCAAACACCGTTCATCCGGCCATCTTCCTCCTTGCGAGCGAAATCAGCAGCAAAGCGGCAGGAACAGCGATCTGCAGAACAAGCAAATAAGAGGGAAGCGACACATCCATAAACCTTATTAACTCTTGAAGCCTCGGGTCTCCCCATTGGCTGATCACCACAATCAGGAAAACAACCGGCATCACCAGCGGCTGATAACGCGGAAGCCCCAGCCATTGCGACGTCCCGATAATCGAGACATAGCTGAACATGGAAAATTTAATAAAGGTTCCTGCCACCCAGAAGAACATCACCAGCGATTCCAGATGCTGAAAAAAACCGGCGACGCTTATCGATCGCGTTATGCCCAGCAGCGGATAGACGTTGCGTCCGGATTCCTCGCTCCCCATGAACATCAGGGATGCCATATTAACAAGAACAAGCGTAACCATGACGGCTAGCAGGGCGACCATGCTTGATTTCACTTTCAAATGCTTGTCGTGCATATAAGGAAGAAGGAATGACAGCAAAAAAAACTCGCTGTACCATGCTTGGACCGAGATGGAACCCCTAAGCGACGGCCCCGCTCCATGCTCAAACATCGGCAGCATCTGCTGCGGTTGAATCTTTGGCGTGATGAGAACGATCGTAGCGAAGAGCAGGAGATACGCAATCGGCGTTAATAAAGTAGCCGTTCTGGCGATCACCTCGATCCCGCCGCGGGCATTGAATGCGCAGAGCAGCGCGAAGCTGCCTATGATTACGATGATAGGGGTGCGCATGTAAAAGTTGTTCACAAGAAAATAACCATATTCCTTCAGGATTAGACTGGACAGATGGATGTAGAACAACAGGTAGATCAGACCGACAAGCTTTCCGAGTATACGGCCCAGAATGTGGTTGCTATATTCAATGACCGTTTCTTGCGGATACCTCTTGCCGAGCATAATCGCAAGAAAGATGCTGATTCCACCGCTAAGCAGCCCCCAAATCGGAGACAGCCACATATCCCTGCCGGCATGCATGGCCGTAATGGCCGGAAGCGACAGAATCGCGGTGGCCGTAACGGTCGAATACATGATCATCCCCATTTGCAGCGGACTGATCCTTCCTTTTTCAAGCACTTAGCTTCGCCTCCTATTCCGGCTTCTTACGCGATGGCTTCAAGTTCGCCGCTTCTCGATATTCATTCATCCTTCCTGCAATACGGGGGCGTGTGAGCATCCTCCACCAAGGGGCCCGGACCAGCACATCCTTCATATCCTTGGAGACTACGGGCGCAAGCGGCGCCATATAAGGTACGCCGAAGGAGCGCAGCGAGCAGAGATGGATGGCAATGGCGATAATCCCCATAATTACGCCTAGCAATCCAAGCATGCCGGCCAGCAGCATGATCGGAAACCGCAGCAGCCGAAAGGAAAACCCGATCGCGTAATAAGGCACCATGAAGGATGCAATCCCTGTAAGGGCGACAACCATCACCATCGGTGACGATACGATGCCCGCCGCGACTGCGGCTTGGCCGATCACGAGTGCCCCGACGATACTAACCGCAGATCCCACCTGCTTCGGGAGCCTGACGCCCGCTTCCCGCAATGCTTCGAAGGCAATCTCCATGATAAGCGCCTCGACAATCGCCGGAAATGGAATCCCCTCTCTCGAGGAAGCGATGCTGAA carries:
- a CDS encoding catalase; the encoded protein is MMNEDQQHSSQTLTTRQGHPVTDNQNIRTVGDRGPSTLENYHFIEKITHFDRERVPERVVHARGAGAHGVFEAYGTAGNEPVSAYTRAKLFQEAGKQTPVFARFSTVIHGTHSPETLRDPRGFAIKFYTEDGIWDLVGNNLKIFFIRDPLKFPDMVHAFKPDPITNVQDMERFFDFVSMSPESTHMITFLFSPWGIPANYRQMQGSGVNTYKWVNQNGDAVLVKYHWEPIKQGIKNLLQREANEIQALNFNHATLDLYEAIKRGEYPEWELSVQIMSDGEHPELSFDPLDPTKLWPQEQFPFLPVGKMTLNRNPDDYFTEVEQASFGTGVLVDGLDFSDDKLLQGRTFSYSDTQRYRVGTNYLQLPINAPKANVATNQSGGQMLYRPDRAPGQNPHVNYEPSSLGGLQEAARQGNEHKPHYDADLTRQAIGRTNDFQQAGETYRAFEDWERDELIANLVDALRVCSSGIQERMIRHFSEADADYGRRVEKGLVQGGHRKIKSGQTDPEQAVDLSKRMGREADPY
- a CDS encoding sporulation protein Cse60, whose amino-acid sequence is MIQVKEFVDTDNSFAENKVNQFLATLDESQVVNICYGSVMKATLNGTGQQRSTILVVYRTSN
- a CDS encoding GreA/GreB family elongation factor: MNHSLTGSKTQLINQLVYFDEEKAKFLEQYFSDQSKERAGMERLLTSYCKELEHIVSDFNETTLHSTVLIGSQVKLRYEDDDSCESYTVVFPNEAQPDLNRISFLSPIGRKLLLSKVMQSHELDIPSGVIKINVEGIKYAPIYNEN
- a CDS encoding phytanoyl-CoA dioxygenase family protein; amino-acid sequence: MSIPAERQYKITPQDKEIFERDGYWISPKLIDDDQIERLRRAHDRIWSGDWDGDGEPMNYFRLHPNPDAIRKFDNGWWINDEVRTVVTDPFIGELAADLLDTNEIRLWHDQVIYKPGVGDKPTRDGNVGWHQDYGYWQSSDNSNMVTVWIALQDTDISNGAMMTILGSNHWGLVPESDGFFNQNMEELKEKYAGDREWIEEPCILKAGQASFHHGLTFHGSGVNRTNEPRLSVVAHLMPQGTGYRPRVQRHENVRLLGPRPVKGQPFANEYFPVLYKR
- a CDS encoding AraC family transcriptional regulator; translated protein: MPDAQDAPGMNAPSKEAAGGQTARWTYTTDDNGPIPFVPEFVMMGCDDIRKAIPLDDHVHNGCFEFVLVERGIASWELEGKVYRTQAGDVFHSRPGELHRGGFNIIEPCKLWWLILEAPHHNGWLQLTPAESRWVEQSLAALPRIVHTGLKPVESFKLIRRGLDQQNEAVRSMTVRHAIHDLLMNLFQPTGSRAAIAEDLLRNFDLLIARMKREPEWRPSVQELADAVGVSQSHFYHTFQEYTGQPPITFIERLRIKEACRRLTETGDTVTNITHSLGYPSSQHFATVFKRFMGVTPTQWRTRK
- a CDS encoding Ger(x)C family spore germination protein, encoding MNGVWRIWKGGALLLSISLLASLLSGCWDRVEVNDLATITAVGIDQKSDDLIELSVQIFAPSQSGGSGSSMGQGGQPGQTPATMVVSASGVNFAAAVASLQEKVPRRLFWGQSEVLVIGQEAARKDVRGHLDYIFRVPQIRASTLIYISHKKAKDVLALMPQIRRSSAKALEDFEGIKVGLALELGKFIIMLARSKGSSAAPAIDILPPSPGQKPNQTHPVLVGSAVFREGKLAGFADNNITQGILWLRNEIRYSTTTVKPDEEEGYISVRLIRGKSKIAPSIKKDSWEITVKADADYLLIQNTSKLDVLSRKETRKLEEQLKREIEQRMNETLQLVQKELKADIFGFGEAFHRKYPKSWNKAKNRWKELYPQVKVNYEIAPHMVSPGKRTLPAGWNEDEVKR